The window TGGCACCGGGCACGGACACCAAGGGGCACAACTACGGTCTGCCCACCAGCGAGTTCGCCCTCTCCCTGGTCTACAACCGGGAGCTGTTCAAGAAGGCCGGACTCGATCCGGACAACCCGCCGAAGACCTGGGAAGAGGTCCGGCAGGCGGCGAAGGCGATCTCGGAGAAGACCGGCCTGCCGGGATACGCGCAGCCCACGACGAACAACACGGGCGGCTGGACGCTGACCGCCATGTCGTACACGTACGGCGGCCAGATCGAGAAGGAGCAGGGCGGCAAGCAGGTCGCGGCCTTCAATGACACACCGGTGCGACAGGCCCTGGACTGGCTCAAGGCGCTGCGCTGGGAGGACGATTCCATGGGCACCCAGCAGCTTCGGGACGCGGGCGAGATCCAGAAGTCGTTCTCGGCCGGCCGTATCGGCATGATGATGGCAACACCCAGCACGTACGTCGAACACATCACCAAATACAACGGTGACCCAAAGATCTACGGTGTCGCCGCTCTGCCCTCCGCGAGCCGGTCGGCCACCATGCTGGGCGGCAAGATGGCAGTGATCAATCCGAAGGCCAGTGCCGCCCAGCGCGAAGCTGCGGTGAAGTGGATCGACTACTACTACCTCAGGGTCAAGCACGACCCGACGGAAGCCGGCGCGCGTGCGAAAGCGGAGGCCGCCGACGGCATCCCGGTGGGCACGCCGACCGTTCCCCTCTACCGGCCCGCCGTCAGCGGACCCGTCGACGCGGCCAGGAACGAGCACGCCACGGTCCCGCTCAAGAACTTCGATCCCTTCATCAACGGTGTGAAGCAGCAGGAGTTCGTCGTCGAGCCCTCGGTGGCCGCGCAGGACGTGTACGCCGCGCTGGACACCGCCGTGGCGGCCGTGCTCACCCGCAAGAGCGCCGACCCCCAGGCCGAGTTGGACAAGGCGGAGAAGAAGGCCGTGCCCGCGCTGGAGCGGGCCCAGCGATGACCATCGTCCAGCCGGCCGGTGGCGCCACGGCCCCACCGCAGACGGAGCAGCCGGACACCCGGACGGACGGTCGCGGCCTGGGCACCGCCTCGCTCCGCAGGCCGCGCCGCCGCGGCTTCGGGCTTGCCTCGCTGCTCTTCCTGCTGCCGCTGCTGCTGCTCTTCGGCTGCTTCGCCTGGTGGCCGATCGGCCGCAGCGTCATCCTCGGCTTCCAGGAGACCGACCTGGTGAACCAGCCCACCTGGGTCGGCCTGGACAACTTCCACTTCCTGTTCACCGACCCGCTGCTGTGGACCACGCTGCGCAACACCGCGTGGTTCGTCGTCCTGGCCCTGGTGATCGGGTTTCCGGTACCCATCATGCTGGCGATGCTGGTCACCGAACTCAGGCGGCTGGGCGGGGTCTTCCGGGTGCTGATCTACCTGCCCGTGGTGGTCCCGCCGGTTGTTGCGCTGATGCTCTGGCGCTGGTTCTACGACCCGGATTTCGGGCTCTTCAACCAGGTACTCGGCTACATCGGCCTCGGCCCCTACCCCTGGCTGCAGTCGGCGACCTCCGCGATGCCGAGCCTGGTGCTGGCAGCCACATGGGCGAACGCCGGCAGCACCACGCTGATCTACATGGCTGCGCTGTCCAGCGTGCCGGCCGATCTGTACGAAGCCGCCGAGCTGGACGGCGCATCGATCCGGCGGCGTATATGGCACGTGACCCTGCCGCAGCTGCGCGGAGTCATCCTGATCATGCTGCTGCTCCAGATCATCGGCACCTTCCAGGTCTTCACCGAGCCTTTCATCCTCACCGACGGCGGACCGGAGGACTCCACCGTGAGCATCCTTCTGCTGATCTACCGGTACGCGTTCCTCAACGGTGACTACGGGACCGCCGCCGCCCTCAGCGTGCTGCTCGCCCTGGTGTTGGCCGTACTGTCCGCCGTCTACCTGCGCCTGACCCGCAAGTGGAGCACATCATGAGCGACGACGACGGATCCCGCGGCGTGATCTCGGCGGCCGACCGGCGCCGCCCTTCCGTGCGCTGGATCCTGAGGATCTCCCAGCCCGTCATTCTGACAGCTGTCGCAATCGCAGGACTCGGGCCGATCCTGTGGACGGTCAAGGGCGCCCTGTCCCCCACTCAGGAGGTCCTCAAGGATCCACTGCGGCTGTGGCCCTCCGTCTTCCAGTGGGGCAACCTCGTCACCGCCTGGGAAAATCTGAGGCTCGGCCGTTATCTGCTCAACACGGCGGTCCTGGTGGGGGGCTCCTGGTTCTTCCAACTGCTGGTGGCGACCTGCGGCGCGTATGCCCTGTCGGTGCTGCGCCCCCGGTACGGCCGCGTCGTCTACTACGCCGTGCTCGCCACGCTCTTCATACCCGGTACCACTTCACTGGTTGCGCTCTACCTGGTGGTGCTCCACCTGCCGCTCACGGGAGGGTCGATCGCCAACACCCCGTGGGCGGTGTGGCTGCCGGCCGGAGCGCACGCCTTCAACGTACTGATCATGAAGCAGTTCTTCGACAGTCTGCCCCGCGAACTCCACGAGGCGGCGCAGGTCGACGGAGCCGGACCCTGGCGACTGTTCTGGCAGATCATCATGCCGATGTCCGGCCCGATCGTAGCGGTCGTGTCCCTGCTGGCGGTCATGAGCGCATGGAAGGAATTCCTCTGGCCCATGATCGTCATCTCGGACCCCGACGCACAGCCACTGTCGGTCGCACTGCCTCGACTCGCCGAGACGACGCAACAGAACCAGGTCATTGCCGGGATGCTCATCACGATCATCCCCCCGCTGCTGCTGTACCTGGTGTTCCAGCGCCACATCGTCCGCGGAATCAGTTTCACCGGTCTGAAGGGATGATCCCATGACCGCACGCATGACCTTGCGGCAGCACCGGCTGCTACGCATGGTGCTGGCGGTGCTGCTGACGCTCCTCTCCGTACAGTTGCTGGGCGCTGAGCGCGCCCGGGCCGAAACAGTCACCGACGGGAACTACTACTCCAGCAGCCCACCCACGTCGGGGTGCCTGGACACGGTCGGAAACCGTCTGGTCGCCTTCCAGGACAGCAAGCTCTTCAACGGCAACACCGCCGACTGCGTCGGATGGGAGGGTTCCTCGAGCGCGCCCAAGAGCGTGACCGTTGTCTTCGACCTGCTGTACGACCGCCCGCTCAGCAGCATCTCGATCACGAGTACGGCGAAGAACACATTCTGGGGCTTCGACGAGATCGAGATCACCTATCGGCCCGAAGCGGGCACCGCCTACCGCGTCGCGCACAGCGAAGCCTGGGACCGCAGCCGGCTGGACTACCAGCGCACGGTCGCGATGAACAACGCGCAGGCCCGGTTCGTGCGCATCAAGCTGACGCGCGTCAACCAGTACCTGCACTTCCCGCTCTCCGAGGTCACCTTCACCGTCGGCAGCGGCACCGTCGACCCGACTCCGGACCCGTACACCCAGGAGGAGATGGATGCGGAGGTATCCGTCCCCACCCGGCTGGTCGACGTCCACGGCCAGTACCTCTACGGGACCTGGTCCGGCAAGCTGACCTCTGACCAGCAGCTGCAGCAGGACGCCACGGACGAGGCCGCGGCGCTGGCCGGCGTCACGCTGGACACGACCACGTACGACCAGTACGGCGGCGTGAAGGCGCTGGGCAGAAGTACCACCCACACCGGCTTCTTCCGTCTGGAGAAGGACGTCCAGGGCAAGTGGTGGTTCATCACCCCCGACGACTACAAGTTCATCCTCAAGGGAGTCGACTCCACCTCGGCCACCGACTGGGGCTACGCCACGGTTGTGAAGGACACCGAAGGCGACCCGCTCGGGAAGTTCTCTGCCCTGCCCGACGAGGCAACCTACGCCGCTGCTTACAGCAGTGACCGCACGGAGATGAGCTTCGTCAAGGCAAACCTGATGCGCAAGTACGGCGTCACGGGCTGGGAGACCCCATGGCGCGACATCACCAAGAAGCGCCTGATCAAGTGGGGCTTCAACGCGCAGTCCAAGTGGTCCCGCGACGGGGGCCTCCAGATGCCCTGGATCGGCCAGATCACGGCGCCGGCCAATGTGAAGCGCATCACCCCGTACGCCATCGACCCGTTCGACCCGGCATTCGCCACGGAGCTCGACAAGCAGCTGAGTCCGACAACCAGCATCGTCCGGACGAACGTCAACAGTCCCTGGCTGATCGGCTACTTCTTCGACAACGAACGGGGCTGGGACGACGACGTCATGACCGCGATACTGAAAGACACTCTCGGCCGGTATCCGGCCAAGTCAGCCTTCGTCGCCTACATGATCGACACCTACGGCCTGACGGAGACCAACAACAAGCTGGGGACCCCGGGCGCCACACAACACGACCTGGAGACCTGGAACCTCTCGGAAAAAGTTCCCAGTGACAGCGCGCTGCGCACCGAGTTCATCGGCGAGGCTTCGAAGGCCTACTACTCGACCGTCCAGGCGGCCATCAGCAAGTACGACGACAACCACCTGTTCCTCGGCTCCGCCCTGGTGCCGGGCTGGCGTTCCAGCCTGGCGTGGGAGGTCTGCGGGCGCGAGTACGTGGACGCGATCTCCCTCGACGTCTACCGCAACAGCGCGGACTACCTGGACACGTACGAACCGTACGACACGCCTGTGCTGAACCTGGAGCACTCGTTCAACGTCCACGGCCGGGGCCTGCGCAGCATCAACGGCTCCGTCCGCGCCGACGACATCGCCGACCGCGGCACCATGCACCAGCAGTTCAGCTGGGCACAGGCCGAGAGCCCGGTCTTCGTGGGGTCCGGCTGGTTCAGCTACTACGACCAGGCCATCACCGGTCGCGCGGCCGACGGCGAGAACTTCAACTTCGGCCTGGTCAACCAGCAGGACCAGCCCTACACCGCGATGACCGACGTCATGGCGCAGACCCACCAGCAGCTGGAACAGCGACACGATGATGCGCCCCTCCCCATCACCGGCACCCAGTCCGTGTGCCCGGACTGAGCAAAGGAGCCCGATCGATGATCTCGCGACGCACCCTCCTAAGCAGCGCTCCCGCCGCGCTCGCCGGATCGCTCGCCCTGCGCTTCGCCTCGCCCGCGTACGCGGAGGCGCCGGCTCAGCTCGCAGGCGACACCTGGCTGGTCGACCGCTACGGGCAGTACCTCCACCAGGACTGGCCCGGCAAGGTCGTCTCGGACGAGCAGCTGCGCAGTGAGTACGCAGAGGAGGCCGCCCGGCTGGCCGATGTCGCACCGGACCGGATCCGGTACGACCGGTACGGCGGCCTGAAGGAGCTCGGACGACACAAGGCAACCGGCTACTTCCGGCTGGAGCAGGTCGACGGCCGATGGTGGTTCGTCACCCCGGACGGCCACCTGTTCATCCTCAAGGCCGTCGACGCCTTCTCCCCCCAGGAATGGGGCTACGGCACCTGGTGGAAGAATCCGGACGGCACGCTCATCGACCTCTTCGAGGAACTGCCGGACCCGGTGCAGTTCGCGTCCTGCTACACCGAGGACGACAAGGGGCACGTCGTGAGCTTCCTCAGGGCCAACCTCGCACGGAAGTACGGGGACGACTACCGGCCGAAGTGGCGCGAGACGGTCGCCAAGCGCATGATCGACTGGGGGTTCAACGCCCAGGGCAAGTGGACTCTCGACACGGAAGTCGTCATGCCGTACCTCGCCCAGGCGCCGACACCCACCGACGTGATCCGAGTGCTGTGGGGAATCGATCCGTTCGACCCCGACTTCTCGGCCAAGCTCGACCGCACCTTCGATCTGCGCCCGAACCGCAAGGACCCGTGGCTCATCGGGTACTTCTTCGAGAACGAGCGCGGCTGGAGCCGTGACGTGGTCGCCGAGGTGGTCAAGCGCGACTCCACTCTCGCGGCCAAGAACGCCTTCGTGCGCTACCTGGCCGACACCTACGGCGACGACGTGGACCGGGTCAACGTCGTTCTCGGCACCGACGCGAAGTCCTTCCACGCCCTGAGGGACACACCGATCAACATCGCCCGGGTACCCGCCGCGGACGTCACGGCGTTCATCACGCTGGCCTCGAAGACGTACTTCAGGAAGGTACGCAAGGCGATCCACAAGCAGGACCCCCACCACCTGTTCCTCGGCGGCTCCCTGGTCCCCACCTGGCGTACCAGCCCGGAGTGGAACGTCGGCGGGCGCGACCACCTCGACGCCATCTCCTTCGACTGGTACTCGACCAGCGTCGACTACCTGCGGCAGTACGAGGGATACGGCAAGCCGATCCTGACCCTGGAGTTCTCCTTCATGTTCCCCGAGAGGGGGATGACCGCGGCCAACGCGGCGACCACGGCGACCAGCCAGCAGGACCGGGGGGAGAAGTACCGGGCCTTCGTCGAGGCACAGGCCGGGAGCCGGGCCTTCGTCGGCTTCGCGTGGTTCTCCGCCTACGACCAGGCGGTGACCCGCAAGCCGGGGGCCACCGAGGCGTTCAACGTCGGTCTGACCAACCAACAGGACCAGCCCTACTACCACATGCTCGACATCATGCGGGAGGTGAACCGCGGCATCGAGGCGGTCCACCTCCAGGCGCCGCCCGCCTGACCCCCGGCCCCGTCCACCCGGCCCGGGCCGTGGCGGCCGCCTCCGCCACGACCCGGGCCGGTCACCCAGTGAACGAAACGGAGAGCAGATGACCGACTCCAGTTCCCGCCCCACCCCCGAGACCGGCAGCAGCACCGCTGTGCCACGGCCGGCTCCCAGACTCGACTCCGGACCCTGGCTCGGAGCGAACTACTGGTCACGGCACGGCAGTCTCTTCATGTGGCGGGACTACGACGACGAGGTCGTCCGCGAGGAACTGCGCACCCTGCGCGAGCACGGAACCAACGTCACCCGGTCGTTCCTGTTCTGGCCGGACTTCCACCCGGCCCCCGACCGGATCGACGAGGACTTCGTCGAGCGGTACCGGCAATTCCTGCGGACCAGCGCGGAGGTGGGTCTGCCCACCATCCCCACCTTTCTGGTCGGGCACATGTCCGGAGAGGACTGGGACGTGCCATGGCGGGAGGGCCGCAACCTCTACACGAACGGCTTCATGCTGGGCCAGCAGGCGTTCTTCATCCGGGAGATCGTCCGGCGGATCGGCACGGACCCCGCGGTCGCCGGCTGGCTGATCAGCAACGAGTTCCCGATCTTCGCGGGACCGGCCACTCCCGACGAGGTCCGGGCCTGGGGCCTGATATGCACCCAGGCCGTACGCGCGGGGGGCTCGCGGCTGCCGGTGTCGCTGGGTGACGGCGCCTGGACCATGGAAACCACCGGCAAGGACAACGGCTTCCGGATCCGGCGCCAGGACGACCTGGTCGACTTCGTCGGCCCGCACACCTATCCGATGGGCGATGACCAGGTACGGGTGCACACCGCAGCGGCATGGGCCTGCGAGATGAGCCATTTCGGCAAGCCGGTGGTGATGGAGGAGTTCGGCGTCTCCGCGTCGTTGTCCTCGGAGCGGAACGCCGCCCACTACTACCGGCAGGTGCTGCACCACACGCTGCTCGCCGGGACCACCGGCTGGCTCGCCTGGAACAACACCGATTTCGCTCTGGAGTCGGTCGACCCCTACCGACACCGCCCCTTCGAGTTGGGCTTCGGCATCACCCGCTCCGACGGCACGCCGAAGCCCGCCCTGGTCGAGATCGGCGCCTTCCGGCGCCTCCTCGACGCGGTCGACTTCGACAACTGCGCCCGGCCGGACACCGAGACCTCGATCCTGATCCCGTCCCACCTGGAGGAGCACCCCCGGGTGTCGGTCGTGGAACGGACCGCGATCGCGAGGGTGAGCCACCACGCGTACCTCGCGGCGAAGGCCGCCGGTCTCACCCCGGCCCTGAGCCGCGAACTGGACGCGCCGCGTCGCTCCGGTCTGGTGCTCGTCCCCTCCAACAAGCTGCTGACCGCACCGACTTTCGATCTGCTGCTGGACTGGGCACACGAGGGCAGCCATGTCTACCTGTCCTGGTTCGCAGGCGCGGGCGGTTCCCACCGCGGTGCCTGGTGGCCGCCCCTCGAGCGGCTGATCGGCGCTTCGCACACACTCCGGTACGGTCTGAACGAACAGGTCGATCCGGTCGTCACCTGGGAGTTCACCGAGCCGCTGGGTGACCTCAAGGCCGGTGACACACTGCGCTTCCGGGTCTCCGGACCGATCGACGCCCAGGCCATGTTGCCCCTGGACGAGGAGACCGCCGACTGTGTGGTGGTCGCCCGCGACAGCCGGGGCCGCCCGGCGCTGGTGCGGCGCGACCACGGAAGGGGCGCGGTGCATCTCGCCACGTACCCCGTGGAGTTCTTCGGGTCCGCGACGCCCGACGCGCACCGCGACGACGAGGTGCACCGCCTCTACCGCGCCCTGGCGGCACAGGCGGGCGTGCGCCCCTTCCTCACCGTGGACGATCCCCGGATCCATGTCGACGGCCTGGTGCACGCCTCGGGACAGCGGTACGTATGGCTGGTCAATGTGTCCGGCGACATGGTCACCGTGCACCCGGAGCCGGACGGGGCCGGCTACCGGCTGGAGGACGTACTGGACGGCCGGGACCTCACTGAGCAGGTCGTGCTGGAGCCGTTCGGGGCTGTGGTGGCACGGGCGGTGGCTTCGTGACCGGGTCACAGCGAATCGCCGCCACGGCCCGGCCGGCGACTGCAGCGGTCCGGGAACACCGGGAGGAGTGGGGACAGCCGGTGTTCTCCGTGGGCCGCTTCGGGGCCGTGGCCGACGGCCGTAACAAGGACACCGGGGCGATCCAGGCAGCGATCGACGCGGCGCACGCCGCGGGCGGCGGCGTCGCCCACCTCCCGCCCGGCACGTACCTGTCCGGCGGCATCGAACTCAGGAGCCGGGTCACCCTGCACCTGGAGGCCGGGGCGGTCCTCCTCGGCAGTACGGACCTCGCGGACTACCCACCGCACGAAGGACCGCCCGCAGACTGCGACGCGGGTCAGCGGCACCTGGTGTTCGCCCGGGGCGCGACCGACATCGCCATCACGGGTGCAGGCACCATCGACGGTCAGGGCCCGGCCTTCTGGGAGCCGTCCGGGCGGCCGCCCACTCCGCCGGACCGGTTCTGGGCCGATGTCGTCACCCACAACTGGAAGCCGGTCGGTAACAATGACCGCCCCTCGCCCATGGTCGAGCTCGCGGAGTGCCGGAACGTGCGCATCGAAGGCGTCACCCTGCGCAACTCGCCGGGCTGGACCCTGCGCCCGATCGCCTGTGACACCGTACTGATCCGCGGCATCGTCATCCGTAACCCGATCGACGGCATCAACACCGACGGCATCGACCCGACCGCCTGCCAGAACGTGTTCATCGCCGACTGCGACATCGAGACCGGGGACGACGCGATCTGTCTGAAGAGTGAGAACCCCTACGGTGATCTCCGGGTCACCCGGAACGTCGTCGTCACCAACTGCGTACTGTCCTGCTGCTGCAACGCCTTCAAGCTGGGCACCGCGACCCGGGGCGGTTTCGAGGACATCACGTTCACCAACTCAGTGATCTACAACCGCGATGTGCCGCTCAACGAGCGCGTAATCTCCGGCATCGCCATCGAAATGGTCGACGGGGGCTGGGTGGACGGCGTCACCGTCAGCGACATCCGGATGCGCAACACCCGCACCCCTGTCTTCATTCGGCTCGGCAACCGGGGGTGGGGGCAGCCGGACCCGGTACCGGGCCGGCTGCGCAGGGTCCGCATCTCAGGGATCGACGCCACCGGAGCGATCCTCACCTCCTCGATCACCGGGCTCGCAGAGCAGCCCGTCGAGGACGTCGTCCTCTCGGGGATTCGCATCGACACCGACGAGGGTGGCCGGCGCGAGTGGGTGGAGCGGGACATCCCCGAGGAGATTGCCGAGTATCCGGAAGCCCGGATGTTCGGCCGCCTGCCCGCCTACGGCCTCTACGTCCGTCACGCCCGCGGGATACGGCTCTCCGGGACCGAGATCCGCTCCACGGTGCTCGATCCGCGTCCGCTGCTGGTCGCGGACGACGTGGTGGGTCTTTCGGTGGACACGCTGGACGGTACGGGCCCCGGCCCCGGTACCTCCCTGCTGGATCTGCGGGACACCCGGGACGCCTTCCTCAGCGGCTCGCGGGCGCCGCACGGCACCGATGTCTACCTCAAGGTCAGTGGGGTCCGCTCCGCGGACATCGCCCTGGCGGGCAACGAGCTGTCGCGGGCCACATCTGCGGTCGAGACCACCGGTGGGGCGGCACCGGACAGCGTGATCTCGGACGGCAACCCCGTTGGCCGGTGACCTGCGCAGCCGGTACCTGGGCGGCAGCCGCCGCCGGCGTCTGCCGCTTGACAACCGGTCGCGCCGCCGGCGTCACCGAGGAGCATGACTCGTCTGTCCCATGGGCGAGGACGAGCGGCGCAGTGAGGTGATCGCATACGAAATCTTGCCGTCATGTCAATCTTGCACATTCGGCAAGTTTTGCTACGAGCATCGATTGCCGGGGAGCTCGCTCAGTGGCACGACCAGGTGGACATCGTCATCGCACAACCCCGGTCCCCCGCTGTGGCCACTGCGCTACTGCTTCGCCCGGACTGCTATGTGGCATGGGCATCAGCCTCACCCCGTCCTGACCCGGCCGACCTGGACGCCCTGCGGACCGCCACGCAGCGGTGGTTCGGTGCTGCCGAACCCGCCCGAAACGGTTCGGGAAACCTGCGAACGACGTGAGGGGCGTTGAGCGCACAACCAACCGAGAAGTCTGAGCGCCCCCGGGGAAAGCCACACCACAGATCCTCATCAAGGTCGGACGGTCGCCGTGTCGCCGCGGACGGTGATTTCGGCGGCATTGACGCTGTCCGGCTCGGGGTTCGCGCTCAAGAGGTGTGGCCGGTGGGCGCACGGGTGCGCCGGGCGAACCGCCTTGGGTCGTTATCGCCGGATGAGGCCGAGTTCGGTGGCGGTGGCGACGGCAGCGGTGCGGGAGTCGACGCCGAGTTTGACGTAGATACGGGCCAGGTGAGACTTGACCGTTCCTTCGGTGAGGTGGAGCCGGTTGCCGATGGCCTGGTTGGACAGGCCCGCGGCGACCAGTGCGAGAACCTCGGTCTCGCGCCGGGTCAGGGTGGTACCGGGAGTACGCAGCCGGTTCATCAGCCGATCCGCAACGGTGGGTGCCAGCGTGGTGCGGCCTGCCGCGGCGGTGCGTACGCCGGCGGCCAAGTCCTCGGGTGGCGCGTCCTTGAGGAGGTAGCCGGTGGCGCCGGCTTCGATGGCGCGGAGGGTGTCGGCGTCGGTGTCGTAAGTGGTGACGATCAGCACGCGAGGGGCTTGGGGGCGTGCGGTGATGGCGGCCGTGGCCTCGGCACCGTTCATTCCCTTGCCGAACTGAAGGTCCATGAGGACTACGTCGATGTCGCCCTGGGCGGCGCGGGCGACGGCGTCCTCACCGGTTGGGGCTTCGGCCACCACTTCGATGCCGGCTTCGGTCTCCAGCACGGCGCGCAGCCCTGCCCGCACGACGGGGTGGTCGTCAGCCAGGAGCAGGCGGATGGGGGTGTCGGTCACGGGCGGGCCTCGGACTCGGTCTCGACGGAGGGGGTCAAGGGGAGCTGGGCGGCCAGGGCGGTGCCGTGGCCTGGCGTGGACTCGATGATGAGGGTGCCACTCAGAGCGTGGACGCGGGTGCGCATGGCGGCCAGCCCGAACCCGCCGGTCTCCGGGTCGGGGACGGGCAGGTGGTAGGGGTCGAAGCCGCGCCCGTCGTCGACGATGTCCACGGCGACGTGATCGCCGAGGTAGCTGAGGGTGACCTCGGCTGCGGTGGCCTTGGCGTGGCGAACGGTGTTCCCGAG is drawn from Streptomyces sp. NBC_01717 and contains these coding sequences:
- a CDS encoding ABC transporter substrate-binding protein, encoding MRTPWSRLAACCTAGILAVTAGACSSSDSSSDAAGGKVTITVTDMPPTTQMTLRKQFTDQVAAFERANPDIVVKPSEAVWDAKTFAARLAGGQLETAFIVPLTEPQGLINRHQIADITDQVNALPRADQFDKRALAPGTDTKGHNYGLPTSEFALSLVYNRELFKKAGLDPDNPPKTWEEVRQAAKAISEKTGLPGYAQPTTNNTGGWTLTAMSYTYGGQIEKEQGGKQVAAFNDTPVRQALDWLKALRWEDDSMGTQQLRDAGEIQKSFSAGRIGMMMATPSTYVEHITKYNGDPKIYGVAALPSASRSATMLGGKMAVINPKASAAQREAAVKWIDYYYLRVKHDPTEAGARAKAEAADGIPVGTPTVPLYRPAVSGPVDAARNEHATVPLKNFDPFINGVKQQEFVVEPSVAAQDVYAALDTAVAAVLTRKSADPQAELDKAEKKAVPALERAQR
- a CDS encoding carbohydrate ABC transporter permease; translation: MTIVQPAGGATAPPQTEQPDTRTDGRGLGTASLRRPRRRGFGLASLLFLLPLLLLFGCFAWWPIGRSVILGFQETDLVNQPTWVGLDNFHFLFTDPLLWTTLRNTAWFVVLALVIGFPVPIMLAMLVTELRRLGGVFRVLIYLPVVVPPVVALMLWRWFYDPDFGLFNQVLGYIGLGPYPWLQSATSAMPSLVLAATWANAGSTTLIYMAALSSVPADLYEAAELDGASIRRRIWHVTLPQLRGVILIMLLLQIIGTFQVFTEPFILTDGGPEDSTVSILLLIYRYAFLNGDYGTAAALSVLLALVLAVLSAVYLRLTRKWSTS
- a CDS encoding carbohydrate ABC transporter permease, with product MSDDDGSRGVISAADRRRPSVRWILRISQPVILTAVAIAGLGPILWTVKGALSPTQEVLKDPLRLWPSVFQWGNLVTAWENLRLGRYLLNTAVLVGGSWFFQLLVATCGAYALSVLRPRYGRVVYYAVLATLFIPGTTSLVALYLVVLHLPLTGGSIANTPWAVWLPAGAHAFNVLIMKQFFDSLPRELHEAAQVDGAGPWRLFWQIIMPMSGPIVAVVSLLAVMSAWKEFLWPMIVISDPDAQPLSVALPRLAETTQQNQVIAGMLITIIPPLLLYLVFQRHIVRGISFTGLKG
- a CDS encoding beta-mannosidase gives rise to the protein MTDSSSRPTPETGSSTAVPRPAPRLDSGPWLGANYWSRHGSLFMWRDYDDEVVREELRTLREHGTNVTRSFLFWPDFHPAPDRIDEDFVERYRQFLRTSAEVGLPTIPTFLVGHMSGEDWDVPWREGRNLYTNGFMLGQQAFFIREIVRRIGTDPAVAGWLISNEFPIFAGPATPDEVRAWGLICTQAVRAGGSRLPVSLGDGAWTMETTGKDNGFRIRRQDDLVDFVGPHTYPMGDDQVRVHTAAAWACEMSHFGKPVVMEEFGVSASLSSERNAAHYYRQVLHHTLLAGTTGWLAWNNTDFALESVDPYRHRPFELGFGITRSDGTPKPALVEIGAFRRLLDAVDFDNCARPDTETSILIPSHLEEHPRVSVVERTAIARVSHHAYLAAKAAGLTPALSRELDAPRRSGLVLVPSNKLLTAPTFDLLLDWAHEGSHVYLSWFAGAGGSHRGAWWPPLERLIGASHTLRYGLNEQVDPVVTWEFTEPLGDLKAGDTLRFRVSGPIDAQAMLPLDEETADCVVVARDSRGRPALVRRDHGRGAVHLATYPVEFFGSATPDAHRDDEVHRLYRALAAQAGVRPFLTVDDPRIHVDGLVHASGQRYVWLVNVSGDMVTVHPEPDGAGYRLEDVLDGRDLTEQVVLEPFGAVVARAVAS
- a CDS encoding glycoside hydrolase family 28 protein, with translation MTGSQRIAATARPATAAVREHREEWGQPVFSVGRFGAVADGRNKDTGAIQAAIDAAHAAGGGVAHLPPGTYLSGGIELRSRVTLHLEAGAVLLGSTDLADYPPHEGPPADCDAGQRHLVFARGATDIAITGAGTIDGQGPAFWEPSGRPPTPPDRFWADVVTHNWKPVGNNDRPSPMVELAECRNVRIEGVTLRNSPGWTLRPIACDTVLIRGIVIRNPIDGINTDGIDPTACQNVFIADCDIETGDDAICLKSENPYGDLRVTRNVVVTNCVLSCCCNAFKLGTATRGGFEDITFTNSVIYNRDVPLNERVISGIAIEMVDGGWVDGVTVSDIRMRNTRTPVFIRLGNRGWGQPDPVPGRLRRVRISGIDATGAILTSSITGLAEQPVEDVVLSGIRIDTDEGGRREWVERDIPEEIAEYPEARMFGRLPAYGLYVRHARGIRLSGTEIRSTVLDPRPLLVADDVVGLSVDTLDGTGPGPGTSLLDLRDTRDAFLSGSRAPHGTDVYLKVSGVRSADIALAGNELSRATSAVETTGGAAPDSVISDGNPVGR
- a CDS encoding aromatic-ring hydroxylase C-terminal domain-containing protein, encoding MSILHIRQVLLRASIAGELAQWHDQVDIVIAQPRSPAVATALLLRPDCYVAWASASPRPDPADLDALRTATQRWFGAAEPARNGSGNLRTT
- a CDS encoding response regulator transcription factor produces the protein MTDTPIRLLLADDHPVVRAGLRAVLETEAGIEVVAEAPTGEDAVARAAQGDIDVVLMDLQFGKGMNGAEATAAITARPQAPRVLIVTTYDTDADTLRAIEAGATGYLLKDAPPEDLAAGVRTAAAGRTTLAPTVADRLMNRLRTPGTTLTRRETEVLALVAAGLSNQAIGNRLHLTEGTVKSHLARIYVKLGVDSRTAAVATATELGLIRR